The following are from one region of the Falco biarmicus isolate bFalBia1 chromosome 1, bFalBia1.pri, whole genome shotgun sequence genome:
- the GSR gene encoding glutathione reductase, mitochondrial isoform X3, with product MAAAAYELLVLGGGSGGLAGARRAAELGARVALVEPRRFGGTCVNVGCVPKKVMWNAAVHAEFVHDHTDYGFETPGVKFNWRTMKEKRDAYVRRLNEIYENNVKKAHIDIIRGYGKFTADPEPTIEVDGKKYTAPHILIATGGHPAVPPDSKIPGASLGITSDGFFDLEELPRRSVIVGAGYIAVEIAGILSTLGSKSSLLIRQDKVLRTFDSMISSNCTQELENTGVDVWKHTQVKTVTKSPCGLLDVTVTSSVPGHKPTEGVIQDVDCLLWAVGREPNTKELCLDQVGVQVDAKGHVVVDEYQNTTRRGIYAVGDVCGRALLTPVAIAAGRKLAHRLFEGKQDSRLDYHDIPTVVFSHPPIGTVGLTEDEAVATHGRENVKIYSTSFTPLYHAITQRKVKCVMKLVCAGKEEKVKAVT from the exons ATGGCGGCGGCTGCCTAcgagctgctggtgctgggcgGCGGGTCGGGGGGGCTGGCCGGGGCGCGCCGGGCGGCGGAGCTGGGGGCCCGCGTCGCGCTGGTGGAGCCGCGCCGCTTCGGGGGCACCTGC GTCAACGTCGGGTGCGTGCCAAAGAAG GTGATGTGGAACGCAGCGGTCCACGCGGAATTTGTCCACGATCACACCGACTATGGCTTCGAAACGCCTGGTGTCAAGTTCAACTGGAG AACAATGAAAGAGAAACGTGATGCTTATGTGAGGCGCCTGAATGAGATCTATGAGAATAACGTAAAGAAG GCTCACATCGACATCATTCGGGGCTATGGCAAGTTCACGGCTGACCCTGAGCCTACCATCGAGGTGGATGGGAAGAAGTACACAGCTCCTCACATCCTTATAGCCACGGGTGGGCACCCGGCTGTTCCTCCCGACAGCAAGATTCCTG GCGCCAGCCTGGGAATCACCAGTGACGGCTTCTTCGACCTGGAGGAACTGCCCAG GCGCAGCGTCATTGTCGGTGCCGGCTACATCGCGGTGGAAATTGCGGGGATCCTTTCCACGCTAGGCTCCAAGTCATCCCTGCTGATCCGCCAGGACAAG GTCCTGAGGACCTTCGACTCCATGATCAGCTCAAACTGCACCCAGGAGCTGGAGAACACCGGGGTGGATGTCTGGAAGCACACGCAG GTCAAGACAGTCACCAAGTCCCCTTGCGGGCTGCTGGATGTGACAGTGACCTCCTCGGTGCCTGGCCACAAGCCAACAGAGGGAGTGATCCAGGACGTGGACTGCCTGCTGTGGGCCGTGGGGCGGGAGCCCAACACCAAGGAGCTGTGCCTGGACCAAGTG GGTGTGCAGGTGGACGCCAAGGGCCATGTGGTGGTGGACGAGTACCAGAACACCACCAGGAGAGGGATCTACGCCGTCGGGGACGTCTGTGGGAGAGCCCTCCTCACCCCAG TGGCCATTGCAGCTGGCAGAAAGCTGGCCCACAGGCTCTTTGAGGGCAAGCAGGACTCCCGCTTGGACTACCATGACATCCCCACCGTTGTCTTCAGCCACCCACCCATCGGCACCGTTGGTCTCACCGAAG ACGAAGCTGTGGCCACGCACGGGAGGGAGAACGTGAAGATCTACAGCACGTCCTTCACCCCCTTGTACCACGCCATCACCCAGAGGAAGGTTAAGTGCGTCATGAAGCTGGTGTGTGCTGGCAAGGAGGAGAAG GTGAAGGCAGTGACATGA
- the GSR gene encoding glutathione reductase, mitochondrial isoform X1, whose product MAAAAYELLVLGGGSGGLAGARRAAELGARVALVEPRRFGGTCVNVGCVPKKVMWNAAVHAEFVHDHTDYGFETPGVKFNWRTMKEKRDAYVRRLNEIYENNVKKAHIDIIRGYGKFTADPEPTIEVDGKKYTAPHILIATGGHPAVPPDSKIPGASLGITSDGFFDLEELPRRSVIVGAGYIAVEIAGILSTLGSKSSLLIRQDKVLRTFDSMISSNCTQELENTGVDVWKHTQVKTVTKSPCGLLDVTVTSSVPGHKPTEGVIQDVDCLLWAVGREPNTKELCLDQVGVQVDAKGHVVVDEYQNTTRRGIYAVGDVCGRALLTPVAIAAGRKLAHRLFEGKQDSRLDYHDIPTVVFSHPPIGTVGLTEDEAVATHGRENVKIYSTSFTPLYHAITQRKVKCVMKLVCAGKEEKVVGLHMQGLGCDEMLQGFAVAIKMGATKADLDNTVAIHPTSAEELVTMR is encoded by the exons ATGGCGGCGGCTGCCTAcgagctgctggtgctgggcgGCGGGTCGGGGGGGCTGGCCGGGGCGCGCCGGGCGGCGGAGCTGGGGGCCCGCGTCGCGCTGGTGGAGCCGCGCCGCTTCGGGGGCACCTGC GTCAACGTCGGGTGCGTGCCAAAGAAG GTGATGTGGAACGCAGCGGTCCACGCGGAATTTGTCCACGATCACACCGACTATGGCTTCGAAACGCCTGGTGTCAAGTTCAACTGGAG AACAATGAAAGAGAAACGTGATGCTTATGTGAGGCGCCTGAATGAGATCTATGAGAATAACGTAAAGAAG GCTCACATCGACATCATTCGGGGCTATGGCAAGTTCACGGCTGACCCTGAGCCTACCATCGAGGTGGATGGGAAGAAGTACACAGCTCCTCACATCCTTATAGCCACGGGTGGGCACCCGGCTGTTCCTCCCGACAGCAAGATTCCTG GCGCCAGCCTGGGAATCACCAGTGACGGCTTCTTCGACCTGGAGGAACTGCCCAG GCGCAGCGTCATTGTCGGTGCCGGCTACATCGCGGTGGAAATTGCGGGGATCCTTTCCACGCTAGGCTCCAAGTCATCCCTGCTGATCCGCCAGGACAAG GTCCTGAGGACCTTCGACTCCATGATCAGCTCAAACTGCACCCAGGAGCTGGAGAACACCGGGGTGGATGTCTGGAAGCACACGCAG GTCAAGACAGTCACCAAGTCCCCTTGCGGGCTGCTGGATGTGACAGTGACCTCCTCGGTGCCTGGCCACAAGCCAACAGAGGGAGTGATCCAGGACGTGGACTGCCTGCTGTGGGCCGTGGGGCGGGAGCCCAACACCAAGGAGCTGTGCCTGGACCAAGTG GGTGTGCAGGTGGACGCCAAGGGCCATGTGGTGGTGGACGAGTACCAGAACACCACCAGGAGAGGGATCTACGCCGTCGGGGACGTCTGTGGGAGAGCCCTCCTCACCCCAG TGGCCATTGCAGCTGGCAGAAAGCTGGCCCACAGGCTCTTTGAGGGCAAGCAGGACTCCCGCTTGGACTACCATGACATCCCCACCGTTGTCTTCAGCCACCCACCCATCGGCACCGTTGGTCTCACCGAAG ACGAAGCTGTGGCCACGCACGGGAGGGAGAACGTGAAGATCTACAGCACGTCCTTCACCCCCTTGTACCACGCCATCACCCAGAGGAAGGTTAAGTGCGTCATGAAGCTGGTGTGTGCTGGCAAGGAGGAGAAG GTGGTGGGATTGCACAtgcaggggctgggctgtgaCGAAATGCTGCAGGGCTTTGCCGTGGCCATCAAAATGGGGGCCACCAAGGCTGACCTGGACAACACTGTCGCCATTCACCCTACTTCTGCCGAAGAGCTGGTGACGATGCGCTGA
- the GSR gene encoding glutathione reductase, mitochondrial isoform X2 encodes MAAAAYELLVLGGGSGGLAGARRAAELGARVALVEPRRFGGTCVNVGCVPKKVMWNAAVHAEFVHDHTDYGFETPGVKFNWRTMKEKRDAYVRRLNEIYENNVKKAHIDIIRGYGKFTADPEPTIEVDGKKYTAPHILIATGGHPAVPPDSKIPGASLGITSDGFFDLEELPRRSVIVGAGYIAVEIAGILSTLGSKSSLLIRQDKVLRTFDSMISSNCTQELENTGVDVWKHTQVKTVTKSPCGLLDVTVTSSVPGHKPTEGVIQDVDCLLWAVGREPNTKELCLDQVGVQVDAKGHVVVDEYQNTTRRGIYAVGDVCGRALLTPVAIAAGRKLAHRLFEGKQDSRLDYHDIPTVVFSHPPIGTVGLTEDEAVATHGRENVKIYSTSFTPLYHAITQRKVKCVMKLVCAGKEEKGFAVAIKMGATKADLDNTVAIHPTSAEELVTMR; translated from the exons ATGGCGGCGGCTGCCTAcgagctgctggtgctgggcgGCGGGTCGGGGGGGCTGGCCGGGGCGCGCCGGGCGGCGGAGCTGGGGGCCCGCGTCGCGCTGGTGGAGCCGCGCCGCTTCGGGGGCACCTGC GTCAACGTCGGGTGCGTGCCAAAGAAG GTGATGTGGAACGCAGCGGTCCACGCGGAATTTGTCCACGATCACACCGACTATGGCTTCGAAACGCCTGGTGTCAAGTTCAACTGGAG AACAATGAAAGAGAAACGTGATGCTTATGTGAGGCGCCTGAATGAGATCTATGAGAATAACGTAAAGAAG GCTCACATCGACATCATTCGGGGCTATGGCAAGTTCACGGCTGACCCTGAGCCTACCATCGAGGTGGATGGGAAGAAGTACACAGCTCCTCACATCCTTATAGCCACGGGTGGGCACCCGGCTGTTCCTCCCGACAGCAAGATTCCTG GCGCCAGCCTGGGAATCACCAGTGACGGCTTCTTCGACCTGGAGGAACTGCCCAG GCGCAGCGTCATTGTCGGTGCCGGCTACATCGCGGTGGAAATTGCGGGGATCCTTTCCACGCTAGGCTCCAAGTCATCCCTGCTGATCCGCCAGGACAAG GTCCTGAGGACCTTCGACTCCATGATCAGCTCAAACTGCACCCAGGAGCTGGAGAACACCGGGGTGGATGTCTGGAAGCACACGCAG GTCAAGACAGTCACCAAGTCCCCTTGCGGGCTGCTGGATGTGACAGTGACCTCCTCGGTGCCTGGCCACAAGCCAACAGAGGGAGTGATCCAGGACGTGGACTGCCTGCTGTGGGCCGTGGGGCGGGAGCCCAACACCAAGGAGCTGTGCCTGGACCAAGTG GGTGTGCAGGTGGACGCCAAGGGCCATGTGGTGGTGGACGAGTACCAGAACACCACCAGGAGAGGGATCTACGCCGTCGGGGACGTCTGTGGGAGAGCCCTCCTCACCCCAG TGGCCATTGCAGCTGGCAGAAAGCTGGCCCACAGGCTCTTTGAGGGCAAGCAGGACTCCCGCTTGGACTACCATGACATCCCCACCGTTGTCTTCAGCCACCCACCCATCGGCACCGTTGGTCTCACCGAAG ACGAAGCTGTGGCCACGCACGGGAGGGAGAACGTGAAGATCTACAGCACGTCCTTCACCCCCTTGTACCACGCCATCACCCAGAGGAAGGTTAAGTGCGTCATGAAGCTGGTGTGTGCTGGCAAGGAGGAGAAG GGCTTTGCCGTGGCCATCAAAATGGGGGCCACCAAGGCTGACCTGGACAACACTGTCGCCATTCACCCTACTTCTGCCGAAGAGCTGGTGACGATGCGCTGA
- the PPP2CB gene encoding serine/threonine-protein phosphatase 2A catalytic subunit beta isoform, with product MEEKGFAKELDQWIEQLNECRQLSESQVRSLCEKAKEILTKESNVQEVRCPVTVCGDVHGQFHDLMELFRIGGKSPDTNYLFMGDYVDRGYYSVETVTLLVALKVRYPERITILRGNHESRQITQVYGFYDECLRKYGNANVWKYFTDLFDYLPLTALVDGQIFCLHGGLSPSIDTLDHIRALDRLQEVPHEGPMCDLLWSDPDDRGGWGISPRGAGYTFGQDISETFNHANGLTLVSRAHQLVMEGYNWCHDRNVVTIFSAPNYCYRCGNQAAIMELDDTLKYSFLQFDPAPRRGEPHVTRRTPDYFL from the exons atgGAGGAGAAGGGTTTCGCCAAGGAGCTGGACCAGTGGATCGAGCAGCTGAACGAGTGCCGGCAGCTGAGCGAGAGCCAGGTCCGCAGCCTCTGCGAGAAG GCTAAAGAAATTCTTACGAAAGAATCAAATGTGCAAGAGGTACGTTGCCCTGTCACCGTCTGCGGGGATGTCCATGGTCAATTCCACGACCTTATGGAACTCTTTAGAATTGGTGGGAAATCGCCAGACACAAATTACCTGTTCATGGGAGACTACGTGGACAGAGGCTATTACTCGGTGGAAACAGTGACTCTTCTAGTAGCATTGAAG GTGCGTTACCCAGAACGCATTACAATACTGAGGGGCAATCACGAAAGCCGGCAAATTACACAAGTGTACGGCTTTTATGATGAATGTCTGCGAAAGTACGGCAACGCCAACGTCTGGAAGTATTTCACAGATCTATTTGATTATCTTCCACTTACAGCTCTAGTAGACGGCCAG aTATTCTGTCTCCACGGTGGCCTCTCTCCATCCATAGATACACTGGATCATATCAGGGCTCTGGACCGCCTGCAGGAAGTACCACATGAG GGTCCTATGTGTGATCTGTTATGGTCAGATCCGGATGATCGTGGTGGCTGGGGTATATCTCCACGTGGTGCTGGCTACACATTTGGACAAGACATTTCGGAAACATTTAATCATGCCAATGGTCTCACACTGGTCTCCCGTGCTCACCAACTTGTCATGGAG ggTTATAATTGGTGCCATGACCGAAACGTGGTTACCATTTTCAGCGCGCCCAATTACTGTTACCGTTGTGGGAACCAGGCTGCTATCATGGAACTAGACGacactttaaaatattcctt cctCCAGTTTGACCCAGCTCCTCGTCGTGGAGAGCCTCATGTTACCCGTCGTACCCCAGACTACTTCCTATAA